TGTTGGACACATAGCTGTACGGGTCGTAGGAGTAGAAAATCTCCACCGGCGTCCGGTCGAACTGATACTGGAACGACGCGCCGAGGGTGAAGCAGAGATTGCCGTTATTGACGTCGCCGATACCGTTATTCCCGAAGTACAGCCCGCCCATCAGGTTGAAGTGGTCGGCGATGGTGAATTTCAGGCCGAGATTGGCGAATATATTGAGGGGCGCGAAATGGAACGTCGTATCGAACGCGAGCGAGGTCTTGAGCCAGCCCGCGTCGAGGAACTTCGTGTACGCCCCGAGCTTCAGGCCGAGTCCGGGCATCGGGGTGGACGGGTCGACTGCGGCGGCCTTGCCGATACCGGTCAACGCGAGGCCCAGCTTCGTATCGCGAAACCCGAATGCCGCCAGCTCGGGCACTTTATCCTTCAGTTGGAATATCATCCCCATATCGAGGCCGATCGCCATATCCCCGCCCGCGGGAGTGGACTGGTTCAGCAGATGCACGTTGAAGCCGAACGCGAAGTCGTCGATAATCATCTTCGCGAACCCGATATTGATCGACATCACCGACCCCGCCGACGGGGGCGTGAAGTAGATGGATTGGAGGGCGGCGGTGAGGATACCGAAGTCGAGCGGGAGGCTGACCCCGACATTACCGAGGAAGTTCGGCGTCGCGATACCGTATTGCCCGAATATCCTCAGTCGCTTATCGAACGCGGGGTTCGCGGGATTGATAAAGATATCGCCCGCGTAGCCGGAGCCGCCCGCCCCGGTGAACGCCTTACCGGAGCTCGACGGCGAGAACCCGGTGTAAATCCATTGACTGCCGTTATCGACGGCAAATCCCTGAACGAATAAAAACATTAGCGGCAGCAGTATCGCCGCCCATTTCATAGATTTTTTCATTCATCCCTCCCGTTATTCAGTGAAAAGTGGAAAGTATCAAGTAAAAGGCAAAAAACAACGTATGCTTTTTACTAAAATTATGTATCCGTATTGCTTATTTCAATTGAATTTCAGAATCAACAACATATTTGTCAAGAGAATAATTTTTGTTAAGAGAACAAATTTTTAAAAGTGATTTAACTACATCTTTTTCCCATGGTTCCATTAATGGGGAAAGAATAATTTTATCTATTAATATACTTAAATTTACCTGTATATCTATTATTGTAGGATTAAACACTAACAATCTTATTTCTCTTTCATCTTGATAATGAATATTTTTTATAGTTGCAAGATCAATAAAATTAGTAATTGGGTTGTTTATATAGTTTTTAAAATCGAAGTATCTCACTTCTTCAATATTTATATCTTCGGTTGTTTCTTTTGCTGATTCCAGAAGCTTTCCTATAGTTGACTGTAAACAAATAGAATACTTTCCATTCCCATAATTTTTCCATAAATAATAAGATTCCCATTCATTTCTACACCACGATGATACAGCAATCAGTCCTTCTTTTTTCCTATCTTTAATAAAACTAATGCTATTTTCAACATCCACTTTTTCTTTCTCTGTTGTCGCCTGCATTTTCCAACTTCTAATAGTTGCTTCTGTTAATAAACCTTCCAAAGGATCTTCAAAATCTTTTAAATATGCAAAATGTATTACACTTCGTTCGATTAAATACAAAAATTTATATACATCATAGTACTTCCAGATTTTCTGATTATATATTAATTCAAACCTTTTTCGTGGGTCATCATTTTGTTTAATTGGCATATTACCTCAAAATATTTCCTTATTAATACTTTACCTCGTCCAGTATATCGCCCATTTCACTTTCAACTATATACTTGTAACTTATCATTTTTAACTTTTTACTCATACCGCGATTACGAAGGTATCGAATTTTTCCGACGGAATTGGAAGATTATCCTCACTCAGCGCTTCGATATACACTTCAATCGCCTCGCGTATATTTTCTATCGTTTCCTCTTTCGTTTTGCCCTGGCTGATGCATCCCGGTAAACTGGGACATTCCGCCACCCAGTATCCATCTTCACCCGGATAAATAACAACCTGCCGCATCATTTCCTCCCTTTGCTATGTGAAAAGTGATAAACTTTGTCCGTTTTTAGCACATTTTAATTATACTATTTATTTTTCTTCTCTACTTCAAGGATTTTTTCAATCTTCATACACAATTCCGGTATTTCTTTTTTCACCGATTCCCACACTAAAGGGATATTTACTCCAAAGTATTCGTGTATCAACCGGTTTCTCATTGAAACAATATCCCGCCACGGTATTTCCTGATAACGGTCTTTTATTTCTTTCGGAACCCTGTTTGCAGCCTCGCCGATTATCTCAATCGCGTGAATTACGGCAAACAACGTTTTTTTATCATCCTCAAAATCCGTTTGATTGATTCCTTCGATAAAGCTATGAATTGCATTGGCAGATTCTGTTATATCAGTAAGGAAATCCAGATATTCACGCTTCACAGGTACTTTACCTCATCCAAAATATGCGTTCCGATATAAGGCTTGAGCGTATCCTTCAGCACAAGATCGATTTTAACATCCAACATATCGCCGAGTTCGTTCTGAATATGGCAGAATTCCAGAAGGCCTGGCATTTCCGAAAATGACACCAGTACATCCAGATCGCTTTCCTGAGTCGGATTACCGTTCACATAAGACCCGAACACACCGATTTCCCGAATATGGTACTCACGCTCTAAAAATTGTTTCCTCTCCGAAAGAATACGCATGATCTCTTCGAGGCGTTTCATCCCAACATCCTTATCTCCATGATAAGAGATTATATAATTGAAACATTACTTTTCACTTTCAACTTGTCACTTGTCACTTGTCACTCATATTTTATCAGCGAGAATACCGGGACTTCTATCTGCTCGCGCCCCTTGAGGAACTCGAGCTCCACCAGAAACGCCGCGCCCGCGACCTCGCCGCCGAGCTTTTCCACCAGCTTCACGATAGCGCCGCAGGTTCCGCCGGTCGCGAGGAGATCGTCCACAATCAGCACCTTCTCGCCCTTTTCTATCGCGTCCTTGTGTATCTCGATCTCCGCCTCGCCGTACTCCAGCGCATACTTCTCCGATATGACCGGGGCGGGGAGTTTCCCCTTCTTGCGCACCGGAACAAATCCCACGCCGAGGATATACGCCGCGACCGCGCCGACTATAAACCCGCGGGATTCCGCGCCGACTACTTTCTTAATACCCTTGCCTACATACTGGCGTGCAAGCTGTTCGATACTTTCCTTAAACGCGGCGGCGTCCTGCCATAAAGTGGTCAAATCCTTGAAAAGGATTCCCGGCTTCGGGTAATCGGGCACATCGCGAATAATCTTCTTGTAATCCATACCGTCTCCTTATTTCGGGAAATCCTTTTAATACCGGCCTAATATTTTCAATCGGAACTTATAATATCCTTTTCTCGTTATAATGACTGGGCGATAGTGATTGCCGATACGATAAAAATATCCACCGGTGACGCGCCTCTCGAAAGGTCGTTGACCGGTTTGGAAAGCCCCTGCAGGAGCGGGCCGTACGCCTCGGCTCCGCATAAACGCTGGGTGATCTTATAGCTGATATTTCCCGCGTTGAGGTCGGGGAATATCATCGTGTTCGCCTTACCCGCCGCGGGCGATCCGGGCGCCTTACTCTCCGCGATAAACGGCACGACCGCCGCGTCGAACTGCATCTCCCCGTCGAACAGGAAATCCGGGTTGCGCTGCTTCAGCAATTCCACCGCGTCGCGTACCTTAGTTATCGACGGGGCATCCGCGCTCCCTTTGGTCGAGAACGACAGGAACGCCACTACCGGATCGACACCGAGGAGTTTGCGGGCGCTTTCTGCGGACGAGATCGCTATATCGACCAACTGCTCGCTGTTCGGCTCGGGGACAACGCCGCAGTCGGCGTAAATAAACGCCCCGTTATAGCCGTACACCGTGTTCGGGACAATCATCGCGAAACAGCTCGATACCGTCTTCACCCCTTCCTTGGGCTGAACGATGAGTATGGACGCGCGTACCGTCTTCGCGGTAGGTGTGAGACTCCCCGAAACCATCGCGTCGACCTCGCCCTGTTTGAGCATCATCGCGCCGTAATAAACCTCGTCGGAAAGAGTTTTGTGCGCTTCTTCCTCGGTCATCCCTTTATGTTTACGCTTCTCGTAGAATATGCCCGAATACTTCTCCAGTTTTTCCGACTTTTTCGGGTCGCGGAGATAGATGCCGCTCAGGGAAATCCCCTCGTCCTTCGCCTGCTTGGTCAATTCGTCGGGGTCGCCGAGGAGATAGAGCTCCGACACGATTTTTTCCTTGATGCACATTTCCGCCGCGCGTAAAACACGAATATCACGCCCCTCCGGCAGAACCAAACGTCTCGGATTTTCCCGCGCAATACCCAATATTTTTCCCTTAAAATCGAGCATTTCCTTCTCCTTAGAAAAACAACCTATGCGTTATATTATAACGTAAGATACAGGCAAGTCAAAGAATTGAGTTTCAACATACATATCAATATAGGGGGGTTCTAAAAACTTAAATAGTTTCTAAAAAGTCTTTTCAAAAGACAATCTTCATTTCTTTCTGGGCGGCCAGAAAGAAATGAAGCAAAGAAAGAGCCGCCGCGCAGATAAAGCTCAAGAGAAGAGCCGGGAAATCCCGTAAAGGCTTAACTCGCAAGAAAGCTCTTTTTAAAGCGCAGGATTGCCATGCTCGGACAAGCGCCTTTACGGGATTTCCCGGTAGTAGAAATCGCTTTACAGTGCGCGGGTTAAACAGCCAATTGCCATTCTACTATGCAATACATATTTTGTCTATTTTGTATCTTTGGGAGAGTTATTAGAACTCCCTATAACATAAAAACAGCGAATATAAACTTTTTATGAGCGGCTGGAAAAGACGATAAGACGGACGAGATGGATGAACGCCATCGGGGTATAGGCAAGGTAGGTCAGCGCGGCGGAATGGAGCACATGGCGGATACCCTCCTTTTCCTCCGGCTCGAACGAATGTTTCTTTTCCAGCAGTTCGAACGCGATGTTGCTGGCCTGCAGTTCCAGCGGGAGAGTCAGGAGATGGAAGCACACCGCGAAGAAAAACAGATAGATACCGGCCTTGCCGACCAGCTCGAAACTGAATATCAGGCCGAGCGCGATGAACGGGATGGACAGGTTGGCGGCGATATTCACCGGGACGAGCGCGAGATTCCGCAGACGGATACCTCCCGGGTGACGCGCGTACTGGATCGCATGGCCGGCCTCGTGCGCCGCGACCCCGATCGCCATAATCGAGTCGCCGTAGTACACGTCGGTGGAAAGCCCCAGCGTCTTTTCGTCGTCGTTATAATGGTCGGTCAATAGCCCGGGCATGATCTTGATCTCGATATCCTTGACTCCCTCGGATTTCAGGAGTTCCTTCACGACCTGCGAACCGATCTTTTCATGCTTGGATTCTATATCGCGCTGGATACGGTAGTTTCGTTTGATAGTGAAGTGCGCCCATAAACAAAGGATAATGGCGGGAATAAACACTAGACAAGCCGCGTCGATCCAGTAAAAATGGCGGAGGATAGCGTTGATAAAAAGCGGCACCGGCACTCCTTTTTCGTCCGATCCCCCTCCACTATACTATAACCCGCCGTGAAAATTTGTAAAGCTATTTTTCGGTTTTATTCGTCGAAACTTCGGGGTGCTCCGCTTTGTCCTTCCATTTCAAGTAGTAGTCCACCAGTTCCTGTCTAACCTTTGGGTCTTTCAGGTACTGGTTCTTATACTCGTAATGCATGATGTAATTCGTAAATTCAGTCTCCAGCTCAGAAAGCGGTTTGTGATAGAACTCGCCCATGAGGATATCGAGGTAATTATCCGGTAACGGGAGGGGTATTTCTTTCCGCATCATTTGAAGGAAAGCGTCCAGACCGTACCTTTGAATTAGGTAGCCACAAAAGACGTATGAGTATGAAGCGTAATAATTGAGTATCCATTCGTCCAAACGGCTTATCTCTGAACTGTACAAAGTATGCCCGTATCGCAGGCTAAAATCTTTAATAATTATATCAATAGGCTCTATGAATTTTCCTTTTATCGAAAGATCAACAAGTAATTTCATTTCTTCATCGTACCCGAGTGGCGATTGATTTATTTTTTTCAGCATGGACGGGTAATTCGTATGATAATACATATTTTCAATAATCGAATCGAAACTATTAGTATTCCCGCAAAGGTATTTATCAATGTATATAAAATGAAAATATCGTGCCCTTCCTTCCGATAAAAAACCGATCTGGTTCAATTTCGATACCGGGAGAATATGCGCCATCTCATGCACGATAACCGAGGGGCTTATAAAACCATCCCATAATACTATAGTAATTTTATCACTCCAGAATTTTCCAGCACCCTTAAACGCCGTGCTCTCCGAATCGATCAATTCGATCAGCACCACCTCCGGCAGATTCTCGCCCGACTCCTTCTCGACAAACTTCACCGCCTGTTGGGCTTGCCGTAATACTAAGAGCACGGTCGCGAAATCCGCCTTGGCGGTGTTCAGTACCGCGAGGGTATGGTTGTCCCATTTGAGGCGGTAGATTGTGTCGTCCCCGTCCTTCACGGCTTCGAACTTTCCCTCGAGGTCGTGGAATCCCCCGCCCGCGCCGCAGGAAGCAAAAAATAACAATACCGATATCAGCGGCAATAGTACTGTGATGCGTTTTCTATCAATCATGGTATCCCCCTTTATTCCGTATATTATACCCCCCGGCGCGGATTTGTAAAGCGGATTTTTACACCGGAAACAATCTTTTTATTTCCCGATTATTCTTATATTATTATATAATATATCATATATTTATAAATAATATTTAACACAATATTTGAAAATTGGTAAAAACCGTATTATAGTAATCTATCGATTATTAACCGGAGGTTACTATGAAGAAGGGGTTTGTTTTAGTAGCGGGGTTATTCATGCTCCTGTCGTGCGCACCGGCGGTAGAGGAAGTTGTCCACGGCGTACTGATCGCGGGGAGTGTCAAGGTCGGTTCAAGTACGTACAACGCGGTGTACTGGGATAACGGGGTGATGCATGCGCTGGACAGCAGGGACTCCTTTGTTTATCATTCGTTTCGCGACGGATCGGATTTATATGTTCTGGGATATTATTATGATTCCGTCGGCGAGAGGCATTATGGCTACTGGAAAAATGGGGCCTTCTTTCCGCTGGGTTTTACGTTTTCATCGGTTAAAAAAATCGCGGTTGCTGACGGAACGGTGTACGTTTCGGGTAAACTGACGAATACTTCCGCGGGTTATTGGGAAAACGGCGTCTATCACAATCTCTACTCATCGAATCATTATTATATGCAGGCAATCGGAATAGCGGTCTCGGGAACAAATATCGCGGTTGTCGGAAATACTAATTTTCTCAACTCAAAGGGATATTGGCTGAATTCGGCCTACCATGAAGTAACCAATATTACAGGATGGTATTACCCCTATTTTACCGGAGATGTTCTGAAAATTCTTTGCAGTACGAACAATAACGAACTCGGTTACCTCGAAAACGGGGTATATACAACTCTCATCGCTACAAACTTCTACCCGCAATCGGTCGATGTCTACGGAACGAACGTTTACATCAGCGGATATATCTCGGACGGTTCAATATCAAAGCCTTATTATTTGAAGAACGGCGTACTCATCAGCCTGAACTGTTCCTATTCGAACGGTATTGTCGGAAAGGCCATCATGTATAATAACGAAATCTATTTCGCGGGATGTTTTGGCAACAGTACCGTGAATGCCTGCTACTGGAAAGCCGGCGGGACAAGCATCGTTCTCGACACACGTGAGTCATTCGCCGAAGTACTCAACAATTAAACCTTTTCAGGGGGCTTATAGCAATAACTATACGCCCCTATTCTTTCACTTACCCCCCCACATTCTCCGATAGGTTTACCCGTAAAATTTACTTATTCCTCGAAACGTGTTAATATTACTAAAACCACGGGAGAAGACTATGCCGCTCGAACCGACGTTAAAACCGGGCGATGTCGCGCCGGATTTCATACTGAAGGATCAGGACGGGAAGGAAACCGCGCTTTCGTCGATGCGGGGTAAGAAGGCGCTGCTGTCGTTCCACCCGCTCGCGTTCACGGGGGTCTGCGAGATCCAGATGCGGACGCTCGAACTCAAGTTCGCCGCGCTCGCGGAGCTGAACACCGTAGCGTTCGGCATCAGCGTGGACAGCGTGCCGTGCAAGAAGGCGTGGGCGGATGCGATGGGGATGACGCGCACCCGCATGCTCGCGGACTTCTGGCCCCACGGCGAGGTCGCGAAAAAATACGGGGTGTTTGTCGAGAGCGCGGGGTTCTCCGGCCGGGTGAACATCGTGATCGACGAGAACGGGAATATCGCGATGGTGAAGGTGTACGATAAGCCCGAAATCCCCGATATCGAGGCCGTGCTGAAGTTCCTGAAGGGGTAACTAGTCCTCTTTATAGGTGGGAATCCTGAGAAGGACTATCGTCCCGGTAATACCCGCCGCCGCCACTATCCCGCGTACGATCCAGTTATCGATCAGGAACATGGATATCCCGATCATCGTCCACATCATCGAAATCGATATGACTTTATATTTCAGGCGGATTGCCTTCCGTTCGCGGTACTCCCGGATATATTTCCCGAATACCTTATGATTGATAAGCCAGTTATGCAGGCGTTCCGAACTCTTCGCGTACAACGATACCGCGAGCAGGAGAAAGGGCGTTGTCGGCAGGCCGGGAATAAATATCCCGACTACCCCGGTTGCCAACGACAGGCTTCCCAGCGTAATATAGAGTATTTTTATGGATTTCCCCTTAAATATTCATATACAAATAATATGATATATTAACAGGATTCGCGGGATAAGTCAAACTGTAGAAGATTATTTCCCTTTCGGCCAGAACATCCCGACCTTCCGGGTATACTCCACATACTTCTCGCCGAAGCGGATCGAAAGGTCGTTCTCCTCGAGCACGTTGAACGCGACGAACACGGGTATCCACACGATCGAGTAGATCAGCAGGGTGAGGCTGTTCAGGATCATCGCGGCGCCGAACCACATCAGCATCTCGCCGAGCGACTGGGGATGCCGCATGAATCGATAGATACCGCCGTACATCGCGGAGTCCTTCGACGGGCGCGCGGCCTCGGCCCCGGCGTGCATGATACCCACCATCATCAGCGCGAATGTCGCCGCGGTGAACACGCTCCCGATAACGATGAGGACTGTCGGCTCGGAGGATAGCCGGATATTCAGCTTATCGCCGAACGGGAAAAGGATATATCCCGCGACAACGGCCATCTCGAATACCATCGCGAGTATCCGCATCCTCCCGCAGAACTTGTACGCCTCCTCGCCCATCCGTTTTTCAAGCGATGCGGGCTGGATGCTGATCATATACAACACTGTGAACAGGAACGACCCGAAAATAATCATCATCATACTGATTTCGCCGGTCATCATTGCCCCCTTTATAAATCGTACATTTTCCTGATGCCCGCCCAATCGATATGCGTCAAATCGGTACGCACCATATCGATCACCCTGTGGAGGTTCAGTTCGGTTTCGTCGATCCATGCGTAACGGGAATGCTCCGCGGACAGGGTTACCGACGGGTCGTCCGTGCGGCAGAGGTAGGTTACCCCGACCGTCTGTTCGTTCTCACGCGGGAAATAGGTCCACGCGAATAGCACGGTAAGTATCTCGAGGGGGTGCACCCCTGTTTCCTCGCGCACCTCGCGCCTCAGCGCGTCCTCGGGGGTCTCGCCGAACTCCATCCGTCCGCCGGGCATTTCCATCAGCCCCGCCCTGTCGCGCGCGCCCTCGCCGCGTTCGATCAGCAGAAATTTCCCCCGGCAGAACAATAACGCCTTTACCGCCGCGTGGAATATCTTCTCGCTATCCATAATTTATCCTTATATTTGAGGAATTATCACCGATTTGGAGTTGAAATTCATCCGCCATCCTTATGTGCTCCGCATTTCTTCCGAGCAGGACGGAAACCTCGATACATCCCGCTTTTCACGCGGGACACTCGGTTTCCGGCTGTTGGCTGTTTGTATTTTGCCTTTTTACACCGCCTCTATGCCGCGTTTCTTCTGAGCAAAATGGTAAAAACACCGTTGTTCGACCGAAGGAAGTTACGGCGTTTTCCGTTTTGCGACCCTTCTTCCCTGAAGCGGCATCATTGCGGGCGGGCGCTTGTCCCGCGCTCCTCGCGGGATTCTTTGAACACTTTCTTTCCCCTGCCGGAAAGAAAGTGTTATACTCCCCGTCCGAAATCTATAATATATTTTTCTATGGATTATTACATTATGGTGACGTTGGAATATTGCAGGATTGCGTCATCCTTCGGCAGGCTCAGGATGACAATACCCGGACACTGAGCGTAGCCGATGTCACCCTGAGCCAATCGAAGGGCTACACCCCCTGCATCTCACGGGCATGCACTTGTCTTCTGCAAATGCAGAGAATACCGAAGGGGTTATCAGATGTGCTTTAAAGTAACTCATTTCCAAATTGTTCAAGAATCTTGTCAATAAGAAGATTTGGATATCTATAGAGAATAATATTAGATATCCAATAACTTGAAAGACAAAGTTCTTTCTCAAGTTTAACGCTTATTGCATAAATTAAATTTTCCTTATCAAAAAAGTACTCTTTCTTATAAAAATCGATGTTCTTTTCAATGTGTTTTAATACATATTCATTAAAAATCCAGTCTGGTAGTAAAAGGAAGCTAGCAACATTACGAGCTTGTTGTTCCTGTATTTTATATTCCTCATCGTTTTTCCCGTTTTTCACCCTTATAGAATCCTCTAGCGTTTTTGCTTTATCATAGAGGTAGGAATGAATTAGGATATGTGCCAATTCTTCAGCAAGTGTAGCCCGATAATAAATTTCATCTTTTTCACCCATCCAATGATCATAATCGATCGCTATATCGAAACCGTCAATTGTTTTTAATACTACACCTTTTGTTCTGAATCTTTTTCGCAGATCGTGAATCCCGATAATATTATGCCCCGCAATATCAATCATAATTTCAATATCTAAAGGTAAGTCTGTACAATTATTCATCCCGACCTTTTCTATAAAAGCATATGCGGTGCGTCGGTAATCTTCGTATGACATCTTTCTAATCAAAGATACCCTCCTTAAACCTTCAATATTCTCTATTAATAAGTTCTGTTAAATCTTTAATTTCTTGGTCAGTCAATTTTTTATTGTTTATTGTTCTTAACAAAATTGGAATAGCTCTATTCTCTTTAAGTTCATTTTTTATATCGTTCGGATATTCCCCGTTTTCAGCTGCAGAAAGATCACGAAATTTCGTCTCTTGCTCGCCTGATACTTTTAACGCTTCAATTAATTTGTTTAAAATATCTGCTTTTTGAGGAGCAGGACTTACCGATCTTTCCACCCTTGAAAGATAAGCAGCGTCTATTCCGGTTGTTTTCGCTAATCGTCTGAGTGTTATTTCATTTTCGAGTCGAATTAATTTTAAATATTCCCCAAATTTCATAATAGCCTCCTTTTAATCTTTATATGTTGTAATTGTACTACAACATTCTAAAAAAAGCAAGAGGTTTGATGAATATTTTATCAGATTAACCTTCCCTCTGCGAAGGGTCTCATTCACTTCCCCGCAAGCATTTCCCGCGCGTGCGCCATAGACGTGTCGGTCTCGCCGCCGAGCATCCGCGCCACCTCGTTCACACGCTCCGCGTCCTCGAGCCGCCGCACCTGCGTAAACGTTTTCCCGTCCCGCACGTCCTTCGCGACATAGTAATGCGCGTTCGACTTCGCCGCGATCTGAGGGAGATGCGTGATGACGATTAACTGCCGGGAGCGCGCGAGTTCGCGTATCTTCTCCGCGACATGATTGGCGGTCACTCCGCCGATACCGACATCGATCTCGTCGAATATCAGGGTCTCGATGGAATCGTTGCCCGCGAGGATGGATTTGAGCGCGAGCATGACGCGCGATATTTCGCCGCCCGACGCGATCTTGCGCAGGGGCTTGGGTTCCTCGCCGGGGTTCGGCGATATCATAAATTCCACGTAATCGATGCCCGCGAGCCCTACCTTGACCGCGCGGTCGTTGATACGGATCGGGCTGGCTTCGTCCTTGATATAGCTGATCCCCGCGATAAACTCCGATTTCTCCATCCCGAGGAAGGCGAGTTCGGTCTTTACCGCGAGCGCGAGCTTTTTCCCCGCGTCCTGACGTTTCCGCGAGAGTTCGAGGCATGCGTCGATCAGGCGGCGCTTGACGTCCGCGATCTCCTTGTCGATCTTCCCGATCTCCGCCGCGCGGTTCTCGAAACGCCCGAGCTTCGCCGAGCATTCCGCGCAGTACGCGTTCAGTTCCGCGATCGACTGCATCCTGTATTTTCGCTTGAGGTCTTTTATCAGTTCGAGACGGTCGGTCAGGCCGTCCATCTTCCCGGTGTCGTAATCGACTTCGTCCATATACTCGGAGACCAGTTTGACCGCCTCGCCCACCTGCGCGGACGCGTTCTCCAGAATCTCCGCGAGCTCGGCGTACTTCGGGTCAATCCCGCTGATCGGGTTCAGGTCGCCGAGCGCCTTCGCGAGCCGCCCGCTCACCGACAACTCCTCCTGGTAGAGTTTGCCGTACGCCCCGTTCAGCGCGGTCTGTATCTGCTCGGCGTGCTCCATCCGCTTGAGCTGTTCGGCGAGTTCTTCCTCTTCCCCGTCGGCGAGCTTCGCTAATGTAATATCCTTCACCGCGGTATCCCAGTACACCTTCTCTTCTGCGAGCTTTTTCTCGTCGATCTCGAGCTCCGCCTTCGCCGCGAGTTTCGCGTTCAGTTCGGCGTAGATCACGCCGGTCTTCCGGCGGTCGTCCCATAGTCCGCCGTAGGAGTCGAGGATATCGATATGCACCTTCTGCTGGAGAAGGAGCTGGTGGTCGTGCTGGCCGTGGATATCGAGGAGCCATTGCCCGATCTCGGATATCCGCGTCAAGGTCTCCTGCATCCCGTTGACAAACGCGCGGCTCTTGCCGCCGTCGGCGGCTACCTCCCGGCGGATAATCAGCCCCTCCGACGCGTCGATATTCATCTCGGCGAGCCGTTCGCGGGTATAGGCGTCGTTCACGGTAAACGATGCTTCGATCACGGCGCGGTCGCTCCCGGTACGGATGACCGCCGAGTCGCCCTTTTCGCCTAAAAGCAGGCCGAG
The sequence above is drawn from the Brevinematales bacterium genome and encodes:
- the recN gene encoding DNA repair protein RecN: MIDRIFIKNYAIIDTLELDFGTGFHAFTGETGAGKSIIVGALGLLLGEKGDSAVIRTGSDRAVIEASFTVNDAYTRERLAEMNIDASEGLIIRREVAADGGKSRAFVNGMQETLTRISEIGQWLLDIHGQHDHQLLLQQKVHIDILDSYGGLWDDRRKTGVIYAELNAKLAAKAELEIDEKKLAEEKVYWDTAVKDITLAKLADGEEEELAEQLKRMEHAEQIQTALNGAYGKLYQEELSVSGRLAKALGDLNPISGIDPKYAELAEILENASAQVGEAVKLVSEYMDEVDYDTGKMDGLTDRLELIKDLKRKYRMQSIAELNAYCAECSAKLGRFENRAAEIGKIDKEIADVKRRLIDACLELSRKRQDAGKKLALAVKTELAFLGMEKSEFIAGISYIKDEASPIRINDRAVKVGLAGIDYVEFMISPNPGEEPKPLRKIASGGEISRVMLALKSILAGNDSIETLIFDEIDVGIGGVTANHVAEKIRELARSRQLIVITHLPQIAAKSNAHYYVAKDVRDGKTFTQVRRLEDAERVNEVARMLGGETDTSMAHAREMLAGK